The following are from one region of the Oncorhynchus masou masou isolate Uvic2021 chromosome 24, UVic_Omas_1.1, whole genome shotgun sequence genome:
- the LOC135512949 gene encoding uncharacterized protein LOC135512949: MAQVVVHLPRNHSVAGSSSDCQRRCERAMRGGGGGGRGLWQGSEAQRREEHRAQARLQGGLQRLEQATSYHLNTLTTEQRRLHRDLLNIRTGNPWRRSLHPLVSQPVNPDPSHLSMPCRTTLPTISRATRHPKKHRSVKAVCGGVSGLAALQARVHGFLCSSADPQRQGAESSVAPLCLPDLKLQPAAELTSTGLGERGEVEGREGRAEREREYVRGREGRATRKKEEENGRTDREKEEYYPLPPPPSDVLAADGRPRTLHLLPDFNQSLAEARKARYIRYRGRPPCERELSITEIFARGNTGSIHRF; this comes from the exons ATGGCACAGGTGGTAGTGCACTTACCTCGCAACCATAGTGTTGCTGGTTCAAGCTCTGACTGTCAGAG GAGGTGTGAGAGAGCCAtgcgtggtggtggtgggggtggcagGGGGCTGTGGCAGGGCAGCGAGGCCcaaaggagagaggagcacagagcTCAGGCTCGCCTGCAGGGGGGGTTACAGAGACTGGAGCAGGCCACGAGCTACCACCTCAACACACTCACCACAGAACAACGAAGACTACACAGAGACCTGCTCAACATCAGGACCG GTAACCCCTGGAGGAGGAGCCTTCACCCTCTGGTGTCGCAACCTGTCAACCCtgacccctcccatctctccatgcCCTGCAGGACTACCCTACCCACAATCTCACGGGCCACCAGACACCCAAAGAAACACAG GTCAGTGAAAGCTGTGTGTGGGGGAGTGTCTGGTCTGGCTGCACTCCAGGCCCGGGTCCATGGCTTCCTCTGCAGCTCTGCAGACCCACAGAGACAGGGGGCAGAGAGCTCAGTGGCGCCACTCTGCCTGCCAGACCTCAAACTGCAGCCTGCAGCAGAATTGACCAgcactgggctgggggagagaggggaagtggaagggagggaggggagagctgagagagagagagaatatgtgagggggagagaggggagggcaacgagaaagaaggaggaagagaacgggaggacagacagagagaaagaggagtattatcctctccctcctcccccctccgaCGTCCTCGCTGCTGATGGTCGGCCCAGAACGCTCCACCTCCTGCCTGATTTCAACCAATCACTGGCCGAGGCTCGTAAAGCTCGCTACATCCGTTACCGAGGTCGACCCCCCTGCGAGAGGGAGCTGTCAATCACTGAGATATTCGCCAGGGGCAACACAGGTTCCATCCACAGATTCTGA